One Phocaeicola dorei genomic region harbors:
- a CDS encoding glycosyltransferase family protein, with the protein MKFLFIVQGEGRGHLTQAITLEEILRRNGHEVVEVLVGKSSSRRLPGFFNRNIHAPVKRFVSPNFLPTPANKRVSLMRSVAYNLVKLPVYINSINYIRQRIEDSGADRVINFYELLTGLTYFLFRPSVPQICIGHQYLFLHKSFEFPKADKVSLALLKFFTVLTSLGAKERLALSFRHMNDDPQNHIRVIPPLLRREVTLHEPYSGDYIHGYMVNAGFSENVMKWHRQHPGIPLRFFWDKWEEEPVKRVDNTLSFYQLDDVEFLRQMAGCKAYASTAGFESVCEAMYLGKPILMVPAHIEQDCNAYDAEKSGAGIISSDFNLQQLLEFAKDYHPNRDFVYWVRGAEYTLLNLLESDSSNYQQVLFNEMYLVEEFI; encoded by the coding sequence ATGAAATTTTTATTTATAGTACAGGGTGAGGGGAGAGGACATCTTACTCAAGCCATTACGTTGGAGGAAATATTGCGCCGGAACGGTCACGAAGTAGTGGAAGTACTGGTAGGTAAAAGTAGTTCGCGCCGCTTGCCGGGATTTTTCAATCGTAATATCCATGCTCCGGTAAAACGTTTTGTCAGTCCTAATTTTCTGCCTACACCAGCTAACAAACGGGTGAGTTTGATGCGGAGCGTGGCGTATAATCTAGTGAAACTTCCTGTGTATATCAATAGCATTAACTACATTCGTCAGCGTATTGAGGACAGTGGTGCGGATAGGGTTATCAATTTCTATGAATTGCTGACCGGACTGACTTATTTCCTGTTCCGTCCCTCTGTTCCGCAAATCTGTATAGGGCATCAATATCTGTTCTTGCATAAAAGTTTTGAATTTCCAAAGGCTGATAAAGTAAGCTTGGCTCTTTTGAAGTTTTTTACCGTATTGACCAGCTTGGGGGCGAAGGAACGTTTGGCTCTTTCTTTTCGTCACATGAACGATGATCCTCAGAATCATATCCGTGTGATTCCTCCCTTGTTGCGTAGGGAAGTGACTTTACATGAACCTTATTCCGGTGACTATATACATGGCTATATGGTTAATGCGGGTTTCAGTGAAAATGTAATGAAATGGCACAGGCAACATCCCGGGATACCGCTTCGTTTCTTTTGGGACAAGTGGGAGGAGGAACCGGTGAAGAGAGTGGACAATACATTGAGCTTTTATCAACTGGATGATGTGGAATTTTTGAGGCAGATGGCGGGATGTAAGGCTTATGCCAGTACTGCCGGATTTGAATCGGTGTGCGAGGCCATGTATTTAGGCAAACCTATTCTGATGGTTCCTGCTCATATAGAACAGGACTGTAATGCATATGATGCCGAAAAAAGCGGTGCGGGTATCATTTCCTCAGATTTTAATTTGCAACAGTTGCTGGAATTTGCGAAAGATTACCACCCCAATCGTGATTTTGTGTATTGGGTACGTGGAGCTGAATATACTTTGTTGAATTTGTTAGAGAGTGATTCTTCCAATTATCAACAAGTTTTATTTAATGAGATGTATTTGGTTGAAGAGTTTATTTGA
- a CDS encoding RNA degradosome polyphosphate kinase, with product MEKKKKEDKYYLPRDISWMYFNRRILQEAMKERVPILERLSFLGIYSNNLDEFFRVRVATQSRVAECEDKAAHSEREEALKLIRQINKLNNRYSKEYEGAIKQVTAELEKENICLVNHVQLDEEQQLFVDSFYQQRLNGFISPVWLKSVKQLGNEADENIFLAVKMRKEGHKVGEYAIIELPVAQAGRFIRLPDKDGKNYLMYLDDVVRYCLPLIFHGMNYKHFEAYAFKFTKDAEMEIDNDLRNGMMQKISKGVKSRKRGEPLRVIYDASMPKDLLKRVMNKLNLDKLDTVLGGGKYHNHKDLMRFPDCGRKDLKYPEWTPVLKNELSGNVGMLELIRRKDRFIHVPYHSFDSYIRILQEAAINKEVKSIKTTLYRLAKDSKVVKALINAARNGKKVTVVIELLARFDEASNIDWSKKMQDAGIRVIFGVEGLKVHSKITYISMKTGADIACISTGNFHEGNARMYTDYMLMTAAKNVTRDVSLVFDFIERPYSPVRFKELLVSPNEMKQKFSRLINEEIKNKQAGKPAYILIKINHITDPVMVKKLYEASSHGVRIDLLVRGNCSLITGVPGVSDTIRINGIIDRYLEHSRIFIFANGGDEKMFIGSADWMPRNLDNRVEVIAPVYDPEIKADLKRVVEYGLKDTLQGRVVDGTGENRPWISEDKTAFRSQEELYKYYLNENRIKD from the coding sequence ATGGAGAAGAAGAAAAAGGAAGATAAATATTATCTGCCGAGAGATATCAGTTGGATGTATTTTAATCGTCGCATTTTGCAGGAAGCCATGAAAGAACGTGTTCCTATACTGGAACGGTTGAGCTTTTTAGGAATTTACTCTAATAATTTGGATGAATTTTTCAGAGTACGTGTAGCTACTCAAAGCCGGGTGGCCGAGTGCGAAGATAAAGCGGCGCATTCTGAACGGGAAGAAGCATTGAAACTGATTAGACAGATAAATAAACTGAACAACAGGTACTCTAAAGAATATGAAGGTGCGATCAAGCAGGTAACGGCAGAATTGGAGAAAGAAAATATTTGTTTAGTCAATCATGTACAACTGGATGAGGAACAACAGTTATTTGTCGATTCTTTTTATCAACAACGGCTGAATGGGTTTATTAGTCCTGTCTGGCTGAAATCAGTAAAACAACTGGGTAACGAAGCGGATGAAAATATCTTTTTGGCTGTAAAGATGAGGAAAGAAGGACATAAAGTTGGAGAATATGCAATTATAGAGCTGCCTGTAGCACAGGCAGGGCGTTTTATCCGTCTGCCGGATAAGGATGGTAAAAATTACCTGATGTATTTGGATGATGTGGTACGCTATTGTTTACCATTGATATTTCATGGTATGAACTATAAACATTTTGAAGCGTATGCTTTCAAGTTTACCAAAGATGCGGAGATGGAGATAGACAATGATCTGCGTAACGGAATGATGCAGAAAATTTCTAAAGGAGTAAAGAGTCGCAAACGAGGTGAGCCTTTACGGGTTATTTATGATGCCAGTATGCCTAAAGATCTTTTAAAACGTGTCATGAACAAGTTGAATCTGGATAAGTTGGATACAGTATTGGGCGGTGGAAAATATCATAACCATAAGGACCTGATGCGTTTTCCAGACTGTGGCCGGAAAGATTTGAAATACCCTGAATGGACTCCTGTTTTGAAAAATGAGCTTTCGGGTAACGTTGGTATGTTGGAGCTGATTCGTAGGAAAGATCGTTTTATTCATGTGCCTTATCATAGTTTCGATTCTTATATCCGTATATTGCAGGAAGCGGCGATTAATAAAGAAGTAAAAAGTATCAAGACAACCCTCTATCGTTTGGCTAAAGATTCGAAAGTGGTAAAAGCATTGATTAATGCGGCACGCAATGGAAAGAAAGTAACAGTAGTTATTGAATTGCTGGCACGTTTTGACGAGGCTTCCAATATAGATTGGTCAAAGAAAATGCAGGATGCCGGTATCCGTGTGATATTTGGGGTGGAGGGACTGAAGGTACACTCTAAGATTACCTATATATCCATGAAAACAGGTGCGGATATAGCTTGTATCAGTACAGGAAACTTTCATGAAGGTAACGCCCGTATGTACACTGATTATATGTTGATGACGGCTGCTAAGAATGTGACGCGTGACGTGAGTTTGGTCTTTGATTTTATAGAACGCCCTTATTCTCCCGTTCGCTTCAAAGAACTGTTGGTATCTCCTAATGAGATGAAGCAAAAATTTAGCCGTCTTATTAATGAAGAAATTAAGAACAAGCAGGCCGGAAAACCTGCTTACATTTTGATAAAGATTAATCATATTACTGATCCGGTAATGGTGAAGAAATTGTATGAAGCATCTTCGCATGGTGTTCGGATAGACTTGCTGGTTCGTGGTAATTGTTCACTGATTACGGGAGTGCCGGGAGTGAGTGATACAATTCGTATCAATGGCATCATAGACCGTTATCTGGAACATTCGCGTATTTTTATTTTTGCCAATGGTGGTGATGAGAAAATGTTCATTGGTTCGGCTGACTGGATGCCGCGCAATTTGGATAACAGGGTGGAAGTGATTGCTCCCGTTTACGATCCGGAAATAAAGGCAGACTTGAAGCGGGTAGTGGAATATGGTTTGAAAGATACTCTGCAAGGACGGGTGGTGGACGGAACAGGAGAGAATCGTCCTTGGATATCGGAAGATAAGACAGCTTTCCGTTCGCAGGAGGAATTATACAAATATTATTTAAATGAAAACAGAATAAAGGATTAA
- a CDS encoding exopolyphosphatase produces MGKVNYAAIDIGSNAVRLLIKSIDREAVQEKKIKKVMMLRVPLRLGFDVFSIGELSEKKADKLRRLMKAFRQLMKIYDVDDYRACATSAMRDARNGRTIIKKIEKDTGIRIEIIDGQEEARMIYNNHIECMEDRLGNYMYVDVGGGSTEINLLTNGELVWSVSYNIGTVRMLSNAVKEGTWQQMEEELMKVTEGVAAINIIGSGGNINKLFRLADKKDKKLQRLPVSSLQTVYDVLKPLTPEERVEAFSLKQDRADVIVPAAEIFLKIAEVVHAEYIYVPVIGLSDGIIDNLYAKSLEKEMKAE; encoded by the coding sequence ATGGGAAAAGTGAATTATGCTGCTATTGATATTGGTTCTAACGCTGTGCGCCTTTTGATAAAAAGCATTGACAGGGAGGCTGTGCAGGAGAAAAAAATTAAAAAAGTGATGATGCTTCGCGTACCCCTACGACTAGGGTTCGATGTTTTCTCCATAGGTGAATTGTCCGAGAAGAAAGCGGATAAGCTGAGACGTTTGATGAAGGCTTTCCGTCAGTTGATGAAAATTTATGATGTGGATGATTACAGGGCATGTGCTACTTCGGCTATGCGGGACGCGCGTAACGGGAGGACGATAATCAAGAAAATCGAAAAGGATACAGGTATCCGCATTGAGATAATTGATGGTCAGGAAGAGGCTCGAATGATTTATAATAATCATATAGAGTGTATGGAAGACCGTCTGGGTAATTATATGTATGTGGATGTGGGTGGTGGCAGTACAGAGATTAATCTGTTGACTAACGGTGAGTTGGTATGGTCGGTGTCTTACAACATCGGTACGGTGCGTATGCTGAGTAATGCTGTTAAAGAAGGAACTTGGCAGCAAATGGAAGAAGAGCTTATGAAAGTGACGGAAGGTGTTGCCGCGATCAATATCATCGGATCGGGTGGGAATATTAATAAGTTGTTCCGCCTGGCAGATAAGAAGGATAAGAAGTTGCAACGTTTGCCGGTCAGTTCGTTGCAAACAGTCTATGATGTGTTGAAACCGCTGACTCCGGAGGAAAGGGTAGAGGCATTCAGTCTAAAGCAAGACCGTGCCGATGTAATTGTGCCTGCTGCGGAAATTTTTCTGAAAATTGCAGAAGTAGTGCATGCAGAATATATTTATGTTCCGGTCATTGGACTGTCTGATGGTATCATTGACAATCTGTATGCCAAAAGCCTTGAGAAAGAAATGAAAGCTGAATAA
- a CDS encoding M28 family peptidase produces MNKMCMAAIIAASLYAGTTFAQPAAVKKIIETGQTDNRVMHQLDILTNRFGGRVIGSDAYENAAEWMMREYKRWGIDVRLEEAGELPVGFNRGPWFGRLIGGDQAMDLHFVTPSYTSGTKGLQRGHVLIEPRTQEELDRMKHQLKGAWVLISGENVGWPVDRSAKGDSLRAAIKAENIEIEKQNAALMEENWSKGTKHAMKPLREMPGLFYKEMCEAGALGFIQSAPVPLRALYDRALLNDPHTTFDNLPEVCDIKLDEHQYKIIKQMVKERRNFWLEFDIRNHFKLGPVKYHNVVASIKGTKYPDEYVIISGHLDSYDVATGGIDCGTGIGPMMEAARMIALSGAKPKRTILFVAFAGEEFGLLGAKSYVKTHAKELGKIANLFNRDGGPTPPVGISVPQAMYDDFVEVCKPVKEIRADYPFEVKVAKPFKRPTQSGGTDASVFAVEGVPTFGFNTQDIKGYNFSYGEIWHTERDLYTKNIPEYQEHAATVTAVVALGIANLSKQLSREGMHKK; encoded by the coding sequence ATGAACAAAATGTGCATGGCAGCTATAATAGCTGCTTCTTTGTATGCAGGGACTACTTTTGCCCAACCTGCCGCCGTAAAGAAAATCATTGAAACGGGTCAAACTGATAACCGGGTAATGCATCAGTTGGATATTCTCACCAATCGTTTTGGGGGAAGAGTTATTGGCTCGGATGCATATGAGAATGCAGCCGAGTGGATGATGCGTGAATATAAACGGTGGGGTATTGACGTACGCTTGGAAGAAGCTGGGGAACTGCCGGTAGGTTTTAACCGTGGTCCATGGTTCGGACGTTTAATCGGGGGAGATCAGGCGATGGATTTGCATTTTGTCACTCCATCCTACACTTCAGGTACTAAAGGTCTGCAACGCGGGCATGTTTTGATAGAGCCCCGTACTCAAGAAGAACTAGACCGCATGAAACATCAGTTGAAAGGCGCTTGGGTGTTGATTTCAGGTGAAAATGTAGGTTGGCCTGTTGACCGTTCTGCTAAAGGAGATTCGTTGAGAGCTGCTATCAAAGCTGAAAATATAGAAATAGAAAAGCAGAATGCTGCCTTGATGGAAGAGAATTGGAGCAAAGGAACCAAACATGCCATGAAGCCTTTGCGTGAAATGCCGGGACTATTTTATAAAGAAATGTGTGAGGCAGGAGCACTTGGCTTTATTCAGTCGGCACCTGTACCTTTACGTGCTTTGTATGATCGTGCTTTATTAAATGATCCCCATACTACGTTTGATAATTTGCCCGAAGTCTGTGACATCAAATTGGATGAACATCAATACAAAATCATCAAGCAGATGGTGAAAGAACGCCGGAACTTCTGGCTGGAATTTGATATTCGTAATCATTTCAAACTAGGTCCTGTGAAATATCATAATGTCGTAGCATCCATTAAAGGTACTAAATATCCGGATGAATATGTTATTATAAGCGGACATCTTGATTCTTATGATGTGGCAACCGGTGGTATAGACTGCGGTACAGGTATTGGTCCTATGATGGAGGCTGCCCGTATGATTGCACTTTCCGGTGCAAAACCTAAACGTACTATATTGTTTGTGGCTTTTGCTGGAGAGGAATTTGGTTTGTTGGGCGCAAAATCTTATGTCAAGACTCACGCTAAAGAGTTAGGAAAGATTGCTAATCTATTCAATCGGGACGGAGGACCGACTCCTCCGGTGGGAATCTCCGTTCCTCAGGCTATGTATGATGATTTTGTGGAAGTGTGCAAGCCTGTGAAAGAAATCCGTGCGGATTATCCGTTTGAAGTAAAGGTAGCGAAACCTTTTAAACGTCCTACTCAAAGCGGTGGTACGGATGCCAGTGTTTTTGCAGTGGAAGGAGTGCCTACTTTTGGTTTCAATACACAAGACATAAAAGGATATAATTTCTCTTATGGGGAAATATGGCATACGGAACGTGATCTTTATACGAAGAATATACCAGAATACCAAGAGCATGCAGCTACGGTAACAGCGGTGGTCGCCTTGGGAATTGCTAATTTAAGTAAACAGTTATCTCGTGAAGGAATGCACAAAAAGTAG
- the atpD gene encoding F0F1 ATP synthase subunit beta, with product MSQIIGHISQVIGPVVDVYFEGKGIDTDLLLPSIHDALTIKRNDGRILVVEVQQHIGEDTVRTVAMDSTDGLQRGMEVIPTGHPITMPVGNQIKGRLMNVVGEAVDGMRPLSKEGAFPIHREPPKFDELSTVQEVLFTGIKVIDLLEPYSKGGKIGLFGGAGVGKTVLIMELINNIAKKHNGFSVFAGVGERTREGNDLLREMIESGVIRYGEEFKKSMEEGHWDLSKVDYNEVEKSQATLVYGQMNEPPGARSSIALSGLTVAESFRDRKNGDSNGPRDILFFIDNIFRFTQAGSEVSALLGRMPSAVGYQPTLATEMGQMQERITSTKNGSITSVQAVYVPADDLTDPAPATTFTHLDATTVLSRKITELGIYPAVDPLESTSRILDPLIVGQEHYDVAQRVKQILQRNKELQDIISILGMDELSDEDRQTVNRARRVQRFLSQPFAVAEQFTGVPGVMVSIEDTIKGFKMILDGEVDYLPEQAFLNVGTIEEAIEKGKKLLDAASHKK from the coding sequence ATGTCACAGATTATTGGACATATTTCACAAGTTATCGGACCGGTAGTCGATGTGTATTTTGAGGGCAAAGGCATCGACACCGATCTGCTTCTTCCAAGCATCCATGATGCATTGACTATCAAACGCAATGACGGCAGAATTTTAGTCGTGGAAGTTCAACAACACATTGGTGAAGACACAGTGCGTACTGTAGCTATGGATAGTACGGACGGTTTGCAACGTGGTATGGAAGTAATTCCGACAGGACATCCTATTACTATGCCGGTTGGTAATCAGATTAAAGGCCGGTTGATGAACGTAGTAGGTGAGGCTGTGGACGGTATGCGCCCGCTGAGTAAGGAAGGGGCGTTTCCCATTCACCGTGAACCCCCTAAGTTTGATGAGCTGTCTACTGTGCAGGAAGTACTCTTCACAGGTATTAAGGTTATTGATTTGCTGGAACCTTATTCAAAGGGTGGTAAAATCGGATTGTTTGGGGGAGCCGGTGTAGGCAAGACCGTGCTTATTATGGAGCTGATTAATAACATTGCCAAGAAACATAACGGCTTTTCCGTTTTTGCCGGAGTCGGTGAACGTACACGTGAAGGTAACGACCTGTTGCGTGAAATGATTGAATCTGGTGTAATCCGCTACGGAGAAGAATTTAAGAAAAGTATGGAAGAAGGCCATTGGGACCTTTCCAAAGTAGACTATAATGAAGTTGAAAAGTCACAGGCTACATTGGTGTACGGACAGATGAACGAGCCTCCCGGCGCACGTTCTTCCATTGCTCTTTCGGGGTTGACCGTTGCCGAATCTTTCCGTGACCGCAAAAACGGTGACAGCAACGGACCACGTGATATTTTGTTCTTTATCGACAATATATTCCGTTTCACTCAGGCAGGTTCCGAGGTTTCGGCTTTATTGGGTCGTATGCCGTCAGCCGTGGGGTACCAACCAACACTGGCAACAGAAATGGGACAGATGCAGGAACGTATCACTTCTACCAAGAATGGTTCTATCACCTCGGTACAGGCTGTGTATGTACCTGCTGATGACTTGACAGACCCTGCGCCTGCTACTACATTTACTCACTTGGATGCAACAACCGTATTGAGCCGTAAAATTACCGAACTGGGTATTTATCCGGCTGTAGATCCGTTGGAATCAACCTCACGTATTCTTGACCCGCTGATTGTAGGGCAGGAGCACTATGATGTGGCTCAGCGTGTAAAGCAGATTTTGCAGCGTAACAAGGAGTTGCAAGATATCATTTCTATTCTGGGTATGGACGAATTGAGCGATGAAGATCGTCAGACTGTAAACCGTGCGCGTCGGGTGCAGCGTTTCCTGTCACAACCTTTTGCTGTGGCCGAACAGTTTACAGGTGTTCCAGGTGTCATGGTTTCTATTGAAGATACCATTAAGGGATTCAAGATGATTCTGGACGGTGAGGTGGATTACCTGCCCGAGCAGGCATTTCTGAATGTGGGAACGATAGAGGAAGCAATAGAAAAAGGAAAGAAGTTGCTGGATGCTGCCAGCCATAAGAAATAA
- a CDS encoding F0F1 ATP synthase subunit epsilon, with protein MEHHEDLHLIVVSPESTLFDGKVDIVILPGESGSFSVLHDHAPLISSLIKGEIKYTEDGLEKSIGISSGFVEVRDNIVSACVEI; from the coding sequence ATGGAACATCATGAAGATCTTCATTTGATAGTGGTTTCTCCGGAAAGTACATTGTTTGACGGTAAAGTGGACATTGTGATATTACCGGGAGAATCAGGCTCTTTCTCTGTCCTGCATGACCATGCTCCGTTGATATCGTCATTGATAAAGGGGGAGATAAAATATACAGAGGATGGATTAGAGAAATCAATTGGAATATCGAGTGGGTTCGTTGAGGTAAGGGACAATATAGTTTCGGCCTGTGTGGAAATCTAA
- the atpB gene encoding F0F1 ATP synthase subunit A produces MRSLRYIGTVLMLLIAFLQGANAREESDTDYKEQQVDVNEIVFGHIGDSYEWHITDIGDTPIAIPLPVIVKSSTGWHAFLSSKFEEGNGEYEGLYIAKDGEYKGKIVEKDASGNEVKPLDISITKNVTGLFVNSAILVILVLSCARWYKKHPVEKEAPKGMVGMMEACILAINDDVIKGCIGKDYKRYAPYLLTAFFFILINNLMGLIPFFPGGANITGNIAVTFVLAICTFLAVNLWGNKEYWKEILWPDVPWWLKAPFPMMPIIEIFGIFTKPFALMIRLFANMMAGHAAILSLISIIFITANMGPLINGSMGFVAVAFGIFMTALELLVAFIQAYVFTMLSAVFIGLSRTEEMREEKEIK; encoded by the coding sequence ATGAGAAGTTTACGATATATAGGAACGGTTTTAATGTTGCTGATCGCTTTTCTGCAAGGAGCCAATGCCCGGGAAGAGTCGGATACTGACTATAAAGAGCAGCAGGTAGACGTAAATGAAATCGTTTTCGGACATATAGGTGATTCGTATGAATGGCATATCACTGACATAGGAGATACACCTATAGCTATACCACTGCCGGTAATCGTAAAAAGCAGTACAGGATGGCACGCTTTTCTTTCTTCTAAGTTTGAGGAAGGAAACGGAGAGTATGAAGGACTGTACATTGCTAAAGACGGTGAATATAAAGGTAAGATAGTGGAAAAGGATGCTAGCGGTAACGAAGTAAAACCTTTGGATATCTCTATTACAAAGAATGTTACCGGGTTGTTTGTCAATAGTGCCATTCTGGTGATTCTAGTGTTGAGTTGTGCCCGTTGGTACAAAAAACATCCAGTAGAAAAGGAAGCTCCTAAAGGAATGGTGGGCATGATGGAAGCTTGTATCCTGGCAATCAATGATGATGTGATAAAGGGTTGTATCGGTAAGGATTATAAGCGTTATGCACCTTATCTGCTGACGGCTTTCTTCTTTATCCTGATCAATAATCTGATGGGATTGATTCCTTTCTTCCCCGGCGGTGCGAATATTACAGGTAATATTGCCGTTACCTTTGTGCTGGCTATCTGTACGTTCCTGGCTGTGAATCTATGGGGGAACAAGGAATATTGGAAAGAGATTCTATGGCCTGATGTTCCTTGGTGGTTAAAGGCTCCGTTCCCGATGATGCCGATTATTGAGATTTTCGGAATCTTTACGAAGCCATTTGCATTGATGATTCGTTTGTTTGCCAATATGATGGCCGGTCATGCTGCTATTCTCAGTTTGATATCCATCATTTTTATTACAGCGAATATGGGACCTCTGATTAATGGTTCCATGGGATTTGTTGCGGTGGCATTCGGAATCTTTATGACTGCGCTGGAATTATTGGTCGCATTTATTCAAGCATACGTATTTACCATGTTGTCCGCGGTCTTTATCGGGTTGTCCCGTACAGAAGAGATGCGTGAAGAAAAAGAAATAAAATAA
- the atpE gene encoding ATP synthase F0 subunit C has translation MLLAVLLQSAAAAGLGKLGAALGAAIAVIGAGIGIGKIGGSAMEAIARQPEAAGDIRMNMIIIAALVEGVALIAIIVCLLTLFL, from the coding sequence ATGTTACTAGCAGTTTTATTACAGTCCGCTGCTGCGGCAGGTTTAGGGAAATTAGGTGCTGCACTTGGAGCAGCTATTGCAGTAATCGGTGCAGGTATCGGTATCGGTAAAATCGGTGGTTCTGCCATGGAGGCAATTGCCCGTCAGCCGGAGGCGGCAGGAGATATCCGTATGAATATGATTATTATCGCCGCGCTGGTAGAAGGTGTGGCGCTGATCGCCATTATTGTTTGTTTATTAACTTTGTTCTTATAA
- the atpF gene encoding F0F1 ATP synthase subunit B, protein MSLLTPDSGLLFWMVIVFGIVFVILAKYGFPVITRMVDERKQYIDKSLLAAREANEQLANIKADSEMILAKAHEEQARILNEAVATRERILKEAKTQAQVEGQKLLDEAKKQIQAEKDSAISDIRRQVAVLSVDIAEKVLRKNLDDEKEQMEMIDRLLDELTVSKD, encoded by the coding sequence ATGTCATTATTAACACCTGATAGCGGTCTGTTATTCTGGATGGTCATCGTTTTCGGTATCGTTTTTGTCATTCTTGCAAAATACGGTTTTCCGGTGATCACCAGAATGGTGGATGAGCGAAAACAATATATAGACAAGTCACTGCTTGCTGCACGTGAAGCCAATGAGCAATTGGCTAATATTAAAGCAGACAGTGAAATGATATTGGCTAAGGCTCACGAGGAGCAGGCGCGCATCCTGAATGAAGCGGTCGCAACCCGCGAACGTATTCTGAAGGAAGCCAAAACACAGGCTCAGGTTGAAGGACAGAAACTGCTGGATGAAGCGAAAAAGCAGATTCAGGCAGAAAAAGACAGCGCTATCAGCGACATTCGCCGCCAAGTAGCTGTGCTGTCTGTCGACATTGCTGAGAAGGTTTTGCGCAAGAACCTCGATGATGAGAAAGAACAAATGGAAATGATTGACCGTTTGCTGGATGAATTAACTGTTTCTAAAGACTGA
- a CDS encoding F0F1 ATP synthase subunit delta, translating into MYIGVISMRYAKALLAYADEKGTEDTVYEEAGILADSFSRIPELRQALDNPVLPAETKLKLICEAAGGGKVSEELKRFVELVLEERREKFLQFMIMSYIDLYRKQKNISVGKITTVCPVAEEVVNRIRALVVEKTHGTVEFKTKIDPKLEGGFIFEIGTYRLDASVANQIKRVKQQFIAKNRRIV; encoded by the coding sequence ATGTATATAGGAGTCATTTCAATGCGTTATGCTAAGGCTTTGCTGGCCTATGCCGACGAAAAGGGGACAGAGGATACTGTTTATGAGGAAGCCGGAATATTGGCAGATAGTTTCTCGAGAATCCCCGAACTTCGACAGGCATTGGATAATCCTGTATTGCCTGCTGAAACAAAGTTGAAACTGATTTGCGAAGCTGCCGGAGGAGGTAAGGTGAGCGAAGAATTGAAACGCTTTGTGGAATTGGTACTGGAGGAACGAAGAGAGAAATTCTTGCAGTTTATGATTATGTCATACATTGACCTTTATCGGAAACAGAAGAATATCAGCGTCGGTAAAATCACGACTGTTTGTCCGGTGGCGGAAGAGGTAGTCAACCGCATACGGGCATTGGTCGTAGAGAAAACTCATGGAACTGTAGAGTTCAAAACCAAAATAGATCCGAAACTGGAAGGTGGTTTTATCTTTGAAATCGGAACTTACAGATTGGATGCGAGCGTAGCTAACCAGATAAAACGGGTAAAGCAACAGTTTATAGCTAAAAATAGAAGAATAGTATAA